Proteins from one Penaeus vannamei isolate JL-2024 chromosome 8, ASM4276789v1, whole genome shotgun sequence genomic window:
- the LOC113822791 gene encoding dynein light chain 1, cytoplasmic isoform X1, whose translation MLCCPSLLARMSSDRKAVVKNADMSEEMQQDAVDCATQAIEKFNIEKDIAAYIKKEFDKKYNPTWHCIVGRNFGSYVTHETKHFIYFYLGQVAILLFKSG comes from the exons ATGCTCTGCTGCCCGTCGCTACTAGCAAG AATGTCATCAGACCGCAAAGCAGTGGTTAAGAATGCCGACATGTCGGAGGAGATGCAGCAGGATGCTGTAGACTGTGCCACTCAGGCCATCGAGAAGTTTAACATAGAAAAG gATATTGCAGCCTATATCAAAAAGGAGTTTGACAAGAAATATAACCCCACATGGCATTGTATTGTTGGTCGTAACTTTGGCAGCTATGTGACTCACGAGACCAAGCACTTCATCTACTTCTACCTGGGACAAGTAGCCATTCTTCTCTTCAAGAGTGGTTAA
- the LOC113822791 gene encoding dynein light chain 1, cytoplasmic isoform X2 produces the protein MSSDRKAVVKNADMSEEMQQDAVDCATQAIEKFNIEKDIAAYIKKEFDKKYNPTWHCIVGRNFGSYVTHETKHFIYFYLGQVAILLFKSG, from the exons ATGTCATCAGACCGCAAAGCAGTGGTTAAGAATGCCGACATGTCGGAGGAGATGCAGCAGGATGCTGTAGACTGTGCCACTCAGGCCATCGAGAAGTTTAACATAGAAAAG gATATTGCAGCCTATATCAAAAAGGAGTTTGACAAGAAATATAACCCCACATGGCATTGTATTGTTGGTCGTAACTTTGGCAGCTATGTGACTCACGAGACCAAGCACTTCATCTACTTCTACCTGGGACAAGTAGCCATTCTTCTCTTCAAGAGTGGTTAA